A stretch of DNA from Triticum dicoccoides isolate Atlit2015 ecotype Zavitan chromosome 2A, WEW_v2.0, whole genome shotgun sequence:
GGATGTTGCGTTGCAGCACCGTTGCCGGTGAGCAGCACCATGGAAGCTGCGTTGCAGTACCGTCGCCGCCGAGCAACACCATGGATTCCCCCTTGCAGTATAGTCGTCAATTCTCCCCCAATCTTAGCCATGGATGTTGCATTGCGATGCAGTGTCTCCGCAGCGCCGGCGGTGGTCGATCCcacgaagaagaggaaggccagGCATGGTTCTGGTTCTGGTTGCGCAGTAGTCGCCGACGGCCGCGCTGCATCTCGTACAGATAAAAGAGAAACGGGATGAGTTCGATTTGGAAGAAGAGGATAGGGGAGGCGTCGCGGGACCACGAGGCGACGTGGCGTGCAAGCGACCCGACTGATTTTCCAGAGAAATCAGTTGGTTGAATCCAAACGTTTTCCAAATTTTAGTGGGGTATTTTGTGACATGAAATTAATCAAATTGGGTGAAAGTATGAAAAAACTGCCAAATGGGATAAATACCGTGTGAAACTAGGGGTAGAAAAAAAGTGGAATTGGGTGAAAAACGAAATATGTGCCGAGGGAACGGCCGTGGCGCCGTATGCCGATTCCAAAAAAAGAGAATGAAATCACTCCATCCCGGGTTTTCACGGCTTTattaacctcctcctcctctgcttccccgCCGAAACCAAAAAACCCTCGTTCCCCACTCTGGActgccctcctcctccctcggcggttTGTTCATCGCCTCTGCCGAAAAATCAAACCCAAAACCAAGAAAGGGGGCGAAAATGGCTGAGGCGAACTCGTACGAGGAGCAGCGCAGGAGGCAGGTGGAGGAGAACAAGCGGAAGCTGGAGGAGCTGCGCCTGCACCACCTCTCCGCCGCCGTCCGCGAGGCCGCCGTCAAGCCCAAGCTGGTCCGTCAGATCCGCACCACCCCTCCGCCGTTCCTCTGCTCCTGTCTGTCTTCCTTTGTTGAGTGGTCTCGTTTGGCTGGTGTCGCAGAAGAGGAAGGCCCCGAAGCCGCGGGACGCCGCCGATGACGCCCCGCCCCGGCGTTCCGGCCGTATCGCCACCCTCCCCGAGCAGCCCGACTATCGCGACAATGTACGTGCTCCGCAACTAAGGGTCCCGTAGCCGAATTAGTTCAAAATAAGATCTAATACTCCCGCCGTTTCTTTTTAACCCTAAGTCAAGTCAAACTTATGGAGTTTGACTAGTAATAAGTATATAGTAAAAGAAATCAACAGTCACAACaccaaatcaatatcattagatccaTCAGGAAATACATTTTCATTTTGTATTTTATTTAGTAGTATAGTAGATGTTGATGTTTTTTTAGTATtaaatttggtcatatactttgTAAATTTTGATTTGACTTAACACAAAACTAATATGTGAAGTAAAAAAGAAAGGATGGGGTATGTTGTAACTGATGAAGACCTGGAATAAACCCGCAAATCTCACTAAATTTCCACTTAAGGCACTCCACCACTCAAGAGGTGGTTCTCCCAAGGATCCCATTTTGTTTTCCTAACGAATATAAGAATTATTCTCATGTAAAGCTGGGCACCGGGAAACCACGGCAGCAGAAGGAAGTAAAGCCTGATCATGCGTACGCCATCGCCAAGGCCGAAGAGCTACAGgatgagctaggctccgactacccgACCTTTGTCAAACCCATGCCACAGTCTCTTACCTCGCTGGTAAAGCAGAAACTACCACTAATCTACTGTACTGAGAGAGGATTGATTGTTAGATATTGATATGGTGGCGTATCTGGCAGCATATCCCGGCACAGTTCAGCATGGAGCATCTCCCGGACAATGGCATGAGAATGGTTTtggtggatgaggaggaggaggagtttaaGGTGAGCTATCGTCCACACAGTAGCAGTCTTGTCGCCGGGTGGAGCGAGTTTGCCATCGACAATGAGCTAGTTGAAGGTGATTGCTTGGTGTTCCAGCTGATCAAGAGGGCATTGTTCAAGGTGAGATTCTTAGCTGGTCTTCTATGGTATTGAATTTCTGTGGTTGTTTGAGATGCCgcgtcatgattcttaagaagttCTGAAATGTGAAATCTGCTTGGGGGTTTATGGTATTTTTCTTTATTTCCCAAGCACGTATCTAGATGCGCATCATTTTCATAAGATGAAGGCACCGAAAAGGCGCAAGTccttttcgagaaaacgcaaagcTTGTGTATCATGTATTGAAAAGATAGAAAAAAAATTACAAACCCAAAGATGAGGTCAGATACAATACAACACATTACACAGAGCAACACAGCATGCAAGGCTCAGTGGACATCCCAAGCCCCAGGTAAACACACCCTGAGCCCTGCAGCACCTGCACACACCCAAAGCTTCGCCTCCTTGATCTGACTCAGTCTAACTGACAAAAAAAAATGGCAACCTACAAAACAAAACAAGAACTCGAAAAA
This window harbors:
- the LOC119353675 gene encoding B3 domain-containing protein Os06g0194400-like, whose protein sequence is MAEANSYEEQRRRQVEENKRKLEELRLHHLSAAVREAAVKPKLKRKAPKPRDAADDAPPRRSGRIATLPEQPDYRDNLGTGKPRQQKEVKPDHAYAIAKAEELQDELGSDYPTFVKPMPQSLTSLHIPAQFSMEHLPDNGMRMVLVDEEEEEFKVSYRPHSSSLVAGWSEFAIDNELVEGDCLVFQLIKRALFKVYIFRASSYYENEH